A single region of the Brienomyrus brachyistius isolate T26 chromosome 10, BBRACH_0.4, whole genome shotgun sequence genome encodes:
- the cltb gene encoding clathrin light chain B isoform X3, with translation MADDFGFFSSSGNGAPAAEDDPAAAFLAQQESEIAGIENDEAFGTLEEAEQPHYPPSQTNYNVFGEGAATVNGDMFSESNGPTDSYAAIARVDQQRQEPESLRRWREEQRARLEELDSASKAAEAEWKEKAKKELEDWHVHQSEQMEKNKTNNRLSPSFARASEEAFVKESDEDAPGSEWERVARLCDFNPKTNKQSKDVSRMRSVLISLKQTPLLR, from the exons ATGGCGGACGATTTCGGCTTTTTCTCTTCCTCCGGTAACGGAGCCCCGGCAGCAGAAGACGACCCCGCCGCTGCGTTTCTGGCCCAACAGGAAAGCGAGATTGCGGGCATCGAAAATGACGAAGCGTTCGGGACGCTGGAAGAGGCCGAGCAGCCTCACTACCCTCCATCTCAGACAAATTACA ATGTTTTTGGGGAAGGAGCTGCCACGGTGAATGGCGACATGTTTTCG GAGTCTAATGGTCCCACCGACAGTTATGCTGCTATCGCTCGAGTTGACCAGCAGAGACAAGAACCAGAAAGCCTGCGCAGGTggagagaggagcagagagCCAGGCTTGAAGAACTTG ACTCCGCCTCCAAGGCTGCAGAGGCTGAGTGGAAGGAGAAGGCCAAGAAGGAGTTGGAAGATTGGCACGTGCATCAGTCTGAGCAGATGGAGAAGAACAAAACCAACAACAG ACTCTCTCCAAGTTTTGCACG GGCTTCAGAGGAGGCCTTCGTGAAGGAGAGCGATGAGGACGCCCCAGGCTCTGAGTGGGAAAGAGTGGCGCGGCTCTGCGACTTCAATCCCAAAACCAACAAGCAGTCCAAAGACGTGTCTCGTATGCGCTCTGTGCTCATATCCTTAAAACAGACACCCCTGCTTCGCTAG
- the higd2a gene encoding HIG1 domain family member 2A, mitochondrial, with protein sequence MAATTTPVGQDQGPKQTSSAVLFDLSNPPVIEGFSPASRMKDEGFKEKFIRKTKENPFVPLGCLGTTGALTYGLIAFKQGKTRQSQLLMRARIFAQGFTVVAIIVGVAATALKHK encoded by the exons ATGGCCGCCACAACAACCCCCGTAGGACAAGATCAAGGGCCAAAGCAAACATCTTCAGCTGTACTTTTTGATTTGTCTAATCCTCCTGTTATAGAAGGATTTTCCCCTGCTTCGCGGATGAAAGATGAAGGGTTCAAGGAGAAATTCATTAGAAAGACGAAGGAGAATCCCTTTGTACCTTTAG GTTGTTTGGGGACCACGGGAGCATTGACATATGGCCTCATTGCTTTCAAGCAAGGAAAAACTCGGCAGTCACAGTTGCTGATGCGGGCTCGAATCTTCGCACAAGGATTTACTGTAGTTGCTATTATTGTAGGAGTTGCAGCTACAGCCTTGAAACACAAGTAG
- the cltb gene encoding clathrin light chain B isoform X1, which produces MADDFGFFSSSGNGAPAAEDDPAAAFLAQQESEIAGIENDEAFGTLEEAEQPHYPPSQTNYNVFGEGAATVNGDMFSESNGPTDSYAAIARVDQQRQEPESLRRWREEQRARLEELDSASKAAEAEWKEKAKKELEDWHVHQSEQMEKNKTNNRLSPSFARIVDKAFYDQPNADTIGFVASEEAFVKESDEDAPGSEWERVARLCDFNPKTNKQSKDVSRMRSVLISLKQTPLLR; this is translated from the exons ATGGCGGACGATTTCGGCTTTTTCTCTTCCTCCGGTAACGGAGCCCCGGCAGCAGAAGACGACCCCGCCGCTGCGTTTCTGGCCCAACAGGAAAGCGAGATTGCGGGCATCGAAAATGACGAAGCGTTCGGGACGCTGGAAGAGGCCGAGCAGCCTCACTACCCTCCATCTCAGACAAATTACA ATGTTTTTGGGGAAGGAGCTGCCACGGTGAATGGCGACATGTTTTCG GAGTCTAATGGTCCCACCGACAGTTATGCTGCTATCGCTCGAGTTGACCAGCAGAGACAAGAACCAGAAAGCCTGCGCAGGTggagagaggagcagagagCCAGGCTTGAAGAACTTG ACTCCGCCTCCAAGGCTGCAGAGGCTGAGTGGAAGGAGAAGGCCAAGAAGGAGTTGGAAGATTGGCACGTGCATCAGTCTGAGCAGATGGAGAAGAACAAAACCAACAACAG ACTCTCTCCAAGTTTTGCACG GATTGTGGATAAAGCTTTCTACGATCAGCCCAACGCAGATACAATAGGTTTTGT GGCTTCAGAGGAGGCCTTCGTGAAGGAGAGCGATGAGGACGCCCCAGGCTCTGAGTGGGAAAGAGTGGCGCGGCTCTGCGACTTCAATCCCAAAACCAACAAGCAGTCCAAAGACGTGTCTCGTATGCGCTCTGTGCTCATATCCTTAAAACAGACACCCCTGCTTCGCTAG
- the cltb gene encoding clathrin light chain B isoform X2 — MADDFGFFSSSGNGAPAAEDDPAAAFLAQQESEIAGIENDEAFGTLEEAEQPHYPPSQTNYNVFGEGAATVNGDMFSESNGPTDSYAAIARVDQQRQEPESLRRWREEQRARLEELDSASKAAEAEWKEKAKKELEDWHVHQSEQMEKNKTNNRIVDKAFYDQPNADTIGFVASEEAFVKESDEDAPGSEWERVARLCDFNPKTNKQSKDVSRMRSVLISLKQTPLLR; from the exons ATGGCGGACGATTTCGGCTTTTTCTCTTCCTCCGGTAACGGAGCCCCGGCAGCAGAAGACGACCCCGCCGCTGCGTTTCTGGCCCAACAGGAAAGCGAGATTGCGGGCATCGAAAATGACGAAGCGTTCGGGACGCTGGAAGAGGCCGAGCAGCCTCACTACCCTCCATCTCAGACAAATTACA ATGTTTTTGGGGAAGGAGCTGCCACGGTGAATGGCGACATGTTTTCG GAGTCTAATGGTCCCACCGACAGTTATGCTGCTATCGCTCGAGTTGACCAGCAGAGACAAGAACCAGAAAGCCTGCGCAGGTggagagaggagcagagagCCAGGCTTGAAGAACTTG ACTCCGCCTCCAAGGCTGCAGAGGCTGAGTGGAAGGAGAAGGCCAAGAAGGAGTTGGAAGATTGGCACGTGCATCAGTCTGAGCAGATGGAGAAGAACAAAACCAACAACAG GATTGTGGATAAAGCTTTCTACGATCAGCCCAACGCAGATACAATAGGTTTTGT GGCTTCAGAGGAGGCCTTCGTGAAGGAGAGCGATGAGGACGCCCCAGGCTCTGAGTGGGAAAGAGTGGCGCGGCTCTGCGACTTCAATCCCAAAACCAACAAGCAGTCCAAAGACGTGTCTCGTATGCGCTCTGTGCTCATATCCTTAAAACAGACACCCCTGCTTCGCTAG
- the cltb gene encoding clathrin light chain B isoform X4, which translates to MADDFGFFSSSGNGAPAAEDDPAAAFLAQQESEIAGIENDEAFGTLEEAEQPHYPPSQTNYNVFGEGAATVNGDMFSESNGPTDSYAAIARVDQQRQEPESLRRWREEQRARLEELDSASKAAEAEWKEKAKKELEDWHVHQSEQMEKNKTNNRASEEAFVKESDEDAPGSEWERVARLCDFNPKTNKQSKDVSRMRSVLISLKQTPLLR; encoded by the exons ATGGCGGACGATTTCGGCTTTTTCTCTTCCTCCGGTAACGGAGCCCCGGCAGCAGAAGACGACCCCGCCGCTGCGTTTCTGGCCCAACAGGAAAGCGAGATTGCGGGCATCGAAAATGACGAAGCGTTCGGGACGCTGGAAGAGGCCGAGCAGCCTCACTACCCTCCATCTCAGACAAATTACA ATGTTTTTGGGGAAGGAGCTGCCACGGTGAATGGCGACATGTTTTCG GAGTCTAATGGTCCCACCGACAGTTATGCTGCTATCGCTCGAGTTGACCAGCAGAGACAAGAACCAGAAAGCCTGCGCAGGTggagagaggagcagagagCCAGGCTTGAAGAACTTG ACTCCGCCTCCAAGGCTGCAGAGGCTGAGTGGAAGGAGAAGGCCAAGAAGGAGTTGGAAGATTGGCACGTGCATCAGTCTGAGCAGATGGAGAAGAACAAAACCAACAACAG GGCTTCAGAGGAGGCCTTCGTGAAGGAGAGCGATGAGGACGCCCCAGGCTCTGAGTGGGAAAGAGTGGCGCGGCTCTGCGACTTCAATCCCAAAACCAACAAGCAGTCCAAAGACGTGTCTCGTATGCGCTCTGTGCTCATATCCTTAAAACAGACACCCCTGCTTCGCTAG
- the faf2 gene encoding FAS-associated factor 2 isoform X2, which translates to MAASEEQELSQTQTEKLLQFQDLTGLESMDQCRRTLEQHNWNIEAAVQDRLNEQEGVPSVFNPPSTRPLQVNTADHRVYSYIVSRPQPRGLLGWSYYLIMLPFRITYYTLLDIFRFALRFIRPDPRGRVTDPVGDVMSFIHTFEERYSRSHPVFYQGTYSQALNDAKRELRFLLVYLHGDDHQDTDEFCRNTLCAEEVVNFINARMLLWACSTNKPEGYRVSQALRENTYPFLAMIMLKDRKMTVVGRLEGVIQSEDLINQLTFIMDANQTYLMSERMEREERNQTQVLRQQQDEAYMASLRADQEKERKKREEQEQKMHEEEMARQNVLAEERRRRTLEVEKERKSECLPQEPALDDPDSVKIVFRLPNDSRVERRFLFTQSLTVIHDFLFSLKETPEKFQIVTNFPRRVLPCLPSGEHPNPPTLQEAGLSRTEVLFVQDLTDD; encoded by the exons ATGGCGGCGTCAGAGGAGCAGGAATTATCTCAAACGCAAACTGAGAAACTCTTGCAGTTTCAG GATTTAACAGGCCTAGAATCAATGGACCAGTGTCGCCGTACACTAGAACAGCATAACTGGAACATTGAG GCAGCTGTACAGGACCGATTAAATGAACAAGAGGGAGTTCCTAGTGTGTTCAATCCACCATCTACCAGACCATTACAGGTGAACACAGCAGACCATAGAGTGTATAGCTACATTGTGTCAAGGCCACAGCCCAGA GGCTTGCTAGGATGGAGTTACTATTTAATAATGCTCCCATTCAGAATTACATATTACACACTACTGGATATATTCAG GTTCGCACTGAGATTCATAAGGCCAGACCCCCGTGGACGTGTCACAGATCCTGTTGGAGATGTTATGTCCTTCATTCATACCTTTGAAGAGAGATATAGCCGGTCACATCCAGTTTTCTACCAGGGAACTTACAGCCAG GCACTGAATGATGCAAAACGTGAACTGCGGTTTTTGTTAGTCTACCTTCATGGGGACGATCATCAGGACACTGATGAATTTTGCCG CAATACTTTGTGCGCAGAAGAGGTTGTGAACTTCATCAATGCTAGAATGCTCCTATGGGCTTGTTCTACAAATAAGCCAGAAGGATACAGAG TGTCCCAGGCTCTGCGAGAGAATACCTATCCCTTCCTTGCTATGATAATGCTGAAGGACAGAAAAATGACAGTGGTAGGGAGGTTAGAGGGTGTCATCCAGTCAGAGGACCTCATCAACCAGCTGACGTTCATCATGGACGCCAACCAAACTTACTTGATGTCTGAAAGAATGGAAAG ggaggagaggaaccagacACAGGTGCTCCGGCAGCAGCAGGACGAAGCTTACATGGCATCCCTTCGTGCCGACCAGGAGAAAGAACGGAAGAAACGTGAGGAGCAAGAGCAGAAGATGCACGAGGAGGAGATGGCCAGGCAAAACGTCCTGGCAGAGGAGAGGAGACGAAGG ACACTAGAGGTCGAAAAGGAGCGCAAGTCTGAATGTCTTCCCCAGGAACCAGCTCTGGATGACCCAGACAGTGTCAAAATAGTGTTCAGACTTCCCAATGATTCCAGAGTAGAGAGGCGTTTTCTTTTCACACAGTCGTTAACG GTGATACATGACTTCTTGTTCTCCCTAAAAGAaactccagaaaagttccagATAGTGACAAATTTCCCCCGCCGGGTGCTACCTTGCCTCCCAAGCGGGGAGCATCCCAACCCCCCAACTCTACAGGAAGCAGGCCTCAGCCGCACTGAGGTCTTGTTTGTGCAAGACCTTACGGACGATTAA
- the faf2 gene encoding FAS-associated factor 2 isoform X1: protein MAASEEQELSQTQTEKLLQFQDLTGLESMDQCRRTLEQHNWNIEAAVQDRLNEQEGVPSVFNPPSTRPLQGLLGWSYYLIMLPFRITYYTLLDIFRFALRFIRPDPRGRVTDPVGDVMSFIHTFEERYSRSHPVFYQGTYSQALNDAKRELRFLLVYLHGDDHQDTDEFCRNTLCAEEVVNFINARMLLWACSTNKPEGYRVSQALRENTYPFLAMIMLKDRKMTVVGRLEGVIQSEDLINQLTFIMDANQTYLMSERMEREERNQTQVLRQQQDEAYMASLRADQEKERKKREEQEQKMHEEEMARQNVLAEERRRRTLEVEKERKSECLPQEPALDDPDSVKIVFRLPNDSRVERRFLFTQSLTVIHDFLFSLKETPEKFQIVTNFPRRVLPCLPSGEHPNPPTLQEAGLSRTEVLFVQDLTDD, encoded by the exons ATGGCGGCGTCAGAGGAGCAGGAATTATCTCAAACGCAAACTGAGAAACTCTTGCAGTTTCAG GATTTAACAGGCCTAGAATCAATGGACCAGTGTCGCCGTACACTAGAACAGCATAACTGGAACATTGAG GCAGCTGTACAGGACCGATTAAATGAACAAGAGGGAGTTCCTAGTGTGTTCAATCCACCATCTACCAGACCATTACAG GGCTTGCTAGGATGGAGTTACTATTTAATAATGCTCCCATTCAGAATTACATATTACACACTACTGGATATATTCAG GTTCGCACTGAGATTCATAAGGCCAGACCCCCGTGGACGTGTCACAGATCCTGTTGGAGATGTTATGTCCTTCATTCATACCTTTGAAGAGAGATATAGCCGGTCACATCCAGTTTTCTACCAGGGAACTTACAGCCAG GCACTGAATGATGCAAAACGTGAACTGCGGTTTTTGTTAGTCTACCTTCATGGGGACGATCATCAGGACACTGATGAATTTTGCCG CAATACTTTGTGCGCAGAAGAGGTTGTGAACTTCATCAATGCTAGAATGCTCCTATGGGCTTGTTCTACAAATAAGCCAGAAGGATACAGAG TGTCCCAGGCTCTGCGAGAGAATACCTATCCCTTCCTTGCTATGATAATGCTGAAGGACAGAAAAATGACAGTGGTAGGGAGGTTAGAGGGTGTCATCCAGTCAGAGGACCTCATCAACCAGCTGACGTTCATCATGGACGCCAACCAAACTTACTTGATGTCTGAAAGAATGGAAAG ggaggagaggaaccagacACAGGTGCTCCGGCAGCAGCAGGACGAAGCTTACATGGCATCCCTTCGTGCCGACCAGGAGAAAGAACGGAAGAAACGTGAGGAGCAAGAGCAGAAGATGCACGAGGAGGAGATGGCCAGGCAAAACGTCCTGGCAGAGGAGAGGAGACGAAGG ACACTAGAGGTCGAAAAGGAGCGCAAGTCTGAATGTCTTCCCCAGGAACCAGCTCTGGATGACCCAGACAGTGTCAAAATAGTGTTCAGACTTCCCAATGATTCCAGAGTAGAGAGGCGTTTTCTTTTCACACAGTCGTTAACG GTGATACATGACTTCTTGTTCTCCCTAAAAGAaactccagaaaagttccagATAGTGACAAATTTCCCCCGCCGGGTGCTACCTTGCCTCCCAAGCGGGGAGCATCCCAACCCCCCAACTCTACAGGAAGCAGGCCTCAGCCGCACTGAGGTCTTGTTTGTGCAAGACCTTACGGACGATTAA